The proteins below are encoded in one region of Danio rerio strain Tuebingen ecotype United States chromosome 14, GRCz12tu, whole genome shotgun sequence:
- the ankrd50 gene encoding ankyrin repeat domain-containing protein 50 codes for MAQTSLLQGKRFYCREWVFHKIQHCIQEKTSSLSAPGAQEPIQPTAGPPSGAGKSSSWGVLLVGGPGSGKTALCSELLWPSSAHGLHRGLHQHCLAFHFCRAEDAETLCVSGFVRGLVAQICRSGLVPDYEEKLREPAIQSALQPGECERNPAETFKRCVLLPLLSCKAPSQAVFLLLDSVDEGCVFGDRDQTSAGIAELLADHQKLFPAWLLLICSARRQNKHITKLFTGFRKISLDDLRKAYIVKDVQQYILHRLDQEEALRQHLTKETAEMLNQLHIKSSGCFLYLERVLDGVVENFIMLREIRDIPGTLNGLYLWLCQRLFVRKQFAKVQPILNVILAACRPLTVRELYHAVWTKNMTLTMEDFQKKMDILAKLLIDGLGSTKILFHYSFAEWLLDVKHCTQKYLCNAAEGHRMMAMSYTCRAKQLKPLEVQEFAHHLIKSNLQIEPFNLALWMVWNGTPAKDSLSTSIPKEQEVLQLLVKAGAHVSNEDDHASCIVQQALEREDSIRTLLDNGASVNQTDSNGRTLLANAAYSGNLEVVNLLISRRANMELVDSHGQTALTLAARQGHTKVVNCLIGCDANINHTDHDGWTALRSAAWGGHSEVVSALLYAGAKVDCADADSRTALRAAAWGGHEDIVLNLLQHGAEVNKADNEGRTALIAAAYMGHREIVEHLLDHGAEVNHEDVDGRTALSVAALCVPASKGHGAVVSLLIDRGAEVDHCDKDCMTPLLVAAYEGHVDVVDLLLEGGADVDHTDNNGRTPLLAAASMGHASVVNTLLFWGAAVDSIDSEGRTVLSIASAQGNVEVVRTLLDRGLDENHRDDAGWTPLHMASFEGHRQVCDALIEQGSRSTEVDNDGRIPLVLSAQEGHYDCVHILLENKSCIDQRGYDGRNALRVAALEGHRDIVELLLSHEADIDFKDADGRPTLYILALENQLAMAEYFLENGANVEASDMEGRTALHVSCWQGHVEMVRLLINYHADVNSCDNEKRSALQSAAWQGHIKIVQTLIDNGTVVDHTCNQGATALGIAAQEGHIEVVQILLEHSADPNHADQFGRTAMRVAAKGGHTAIIKLLEKYGATSLNGCNPSPVHTMEQQTPVSVAGKVQSLTIKSSSSGSTGAGDVHSAGRGQSNGPVHAFSSPSESPDSTVDRQKSSLSNNSLKSSKNSSLRTTSSTATAQTVPIDSVHALSFIEQIQQHSLPRSRSRQSIVSPSSTTRSIGTQPGSPTSEFDWSQVKPGLKSTKATKNGQNCSNKGTSGEKKKNKNGSYSQGQVLEYELTQFDKRFNKPVSNIAVKDPQCKIVVGRSNALDSVQSQEQFYIQSQSCAEKKRNGIMTNPNYFLQGNQVFLGRVSVPRTVASSGHDLLDSYPIGATELSLKQALQLQIEGSDSGLNCKKETPL; via the exons ATGGCTCAGACGAGCCTGCTGCAGGGCAAGCGCTTCTACTGCCGCGAGTGGGTTTTCCACAAGATCCAGCACTGCATTCAGGAGAAAACCAGCAGTCTGAGTGCACCGGGAGCCCAGGAGCCGATCCAGCCCACCGCCGGGCCTCCATCTGGGGCTGGGAAGAGCAGCTCATGGGGCGTCCTGCTGGTTGGTGGTCCAGGAAGTGGGAAAACAGCTCTGTGTTCAGAGTTACTGTGGCCCAGCTCTGCTCACGGGCTCCACCGTGGCCTGCACCAGCACTGCCTGGCCTTCCACTTCTGCCGGGCCGAGGACGCCGAAACGCTGTGCGTCAGTGGGTTCGTTCGAGGTCTGGTGGCCCAGATCTGCCGATCTGGACTAGTCCCGGATTACGAGGAGAAACTGAGAGAGCCGGCGATCCAGAGTGCACTGCAGCCAGGAGAGTGTGAGAGGAACCCGGCAGAGACCTTCAAGAG gtgtgtgCTGCTGCCGCTGCTCAGCTGTAAGGCTCCGTCTCAGGCTGTGTTCCTGCTGCTGGACTCTGTGGACGAAGGGTGTGTGTTCGGGGATCGAGATCAGACGTCTGCAGGCATCGCGGAGCTGCTGGCGGACCATCAGAAACTCTTCCCTGCGTGGCTCCTGCTCATCTGCTCCGCTCGCCGGCAGAACAAACACATCACCAAACTcttcacag GATTCAGAAAGATCAGCCTGGATGACTTACGGAAGGCCTACATCGTAAAAGACGTTCAGCAATACATCCTCCATCGGCTAGACCAGGAGGAGGCTCTGCGGCAGCACCTGACCAAGGAGACCGCAGAGATGCTGAACCAGCTCCACATCAAGAGCAGCGGCTGCTTTCTGTACCTGGAGCGAGTCCTTGACGGAGTGGTCGAGAACTTCATCATGCTGCGGGAAATTCGAGATATCCCTGGGACACTTAACGGACTCTACCTTTGGCTCTGCCAGAGACTGTTTGTCAGAAAGCAATTTGCCAAAGTCCAGCCGATCCTAAATGTAATTCTGGCTGCATGCAGGCCGCTGACAGTCAGGGAGCTCTACCATGCAGTCTGGACTAAAAACATGACTCTGACGATGGAGGACTTCCAGAAGAAGATGGACATACTTGCCAAGCTGCTTATTGATGGACTTGGCAGTACTAAGATCTTATTTCATTACAGCTTTGCAGAGTGGCTCCTAGATGTCAAACACTGCACACAAAAATACCTTTGCAATGCAGCAGAAGGACACAGAATGATGGCCATGAGTTACACTTGCAGAGCAAAGCAACTTAAACCCCTGGAAGTACAAGAGTTTGCCCACCATCTGATTAAATCTAACTTGCAGATTGAGCCCTTTAATCTTGCCCTTTGGATGGTGTGGAATGGCACCCCTGCTAAAGACTCTCTGTCCACTTCTATCCCAAAAGAACAGGAGGTACTGCAACTGCTTGTGAAAGCTGGCGCTCACGTCAGTAATGAAGACGACCACGCCTCATGCATAGTCCAGCAAGCCTTGGAACGAGAGGACTCTATTCGAACTCTACTAGACAATGGCGCTTCTGTTAACCAAACAGACTCCAATGGGAGAACTCTGTTAGCCAATGCGGCGTACAGTGGGAATCTGGAAGTTGTGAACCTCCTGATCTCCAGGAGAGCCAACATGGAGTTGGTGGACAGCCACGGACAGACAGCACTTACTCTGGCAGCCAGACAAGGCCACACCAAAGTGGTCAACTGTCTGATTGGGTGTGATGCTAACATCAATCACACGGACCATGACGGATGGACCGCCCTGAGGTCTGCAGCTTGGGGAGGCCACTCGGAAGTTGTGTCTGCACTTCTTTATGCTGGCGCCAAAGTAGACTGTGCTGATGCCGACAGTAGGACTGCCTTGAGAGCTGCCGCTTGGGGAGGCCATGAAGATATTGTCCTCAACCTCCTTCAACATGGAGCCGAAGTCAACAAGGCAGATAATGAAGGACGGACGGCGCTCATAGCTGCAGCATACATGGGCCACAGAGAAATTGTTGAGCATCTTTTGGATCATGGAGCTGAAGTAAACCATGAGGATGTAGATGGGAGGACGGCGCTGTCTGTTGCTGCTCTTTGCGTGCCAGCTAGCAAGGGTCACGGTGCAGTCGTAAGCCTGTTGATTGACCGTGGAGCAGAAGTAGATCACTGCGATAAAGATTGCATGACCCCACTTCTGGTGGCAGCCTACGAAGGTCATGTAGATGTGGTTGATCTGCTTCTAGAAGGAGGAGCTGATGTTGATCACACCGATAACAATGGGAGGACTCCTCTGCTTGCCGCGGCGTCTATGGGACATGCTTCTGTTGTTAATACTCTGCTCTTCTGGGGTGCAGCAGTGGACAGCATTGACAGCGAGGGCAGGACTGTGTTGAGCATTGCATCTGCACAGGGGAATGTGGAGGTTGTGAGAACTCTGCTGGACAGAGGATTGGATGAAAACCACCGAGATGATGCAGGTTGGACACCATTGCACATGGCTTCATTTGAGGGACACAGACAAGTATGTGATGCTCTCATTGAACAAGGTTCCAGGTCCACGGAAGTTGACAATGATGGACGTATCCCTCTGGTCTTATCCGCTCAGGAGGGTCATTATGACTGTGTGCATATATTGCTGGAGAACAAGTCTTGCATTGACCAGAGAGGGTATGATGGAAGAAATGCCCTTAGAGTTGCTGCACTTGAAGGACATCGAGATATTGTGGAGTTGTTGCTGAGCCATGAAGCAGATATCGACTTTAAGGATGCAGATGGACGTCCGACTCTTTACATCCTGGCACTTGAGAATCAGCTTGCAATGGCGGAGTACTTCCTCGAAAATGGAGCCAATGTTGAGGCCAGTGATATGGAGGGAAGAACAGCTCTGCATGTGTCCTGTTGGCAAGGCCATGTAGAAATGGTCAGGTTGTTGATCAACTACCATGCAGATGTGAACTCATGTGATAACGAGAAACGATCGGCTCTCCAGTCCGCAGCTTGGCAGGGTCAcataaagatcgttcagactTTGATTGACAATGGCACTGTTGTAGACCACACATGCAACCAGGGCGCTACAGCTCTGGGTATTGCTGCTCAGGAAGGTCACATTGAAGTGGTTCAGATTCTTCTAGAGCACAGTGCGGATCCTAATCACGCCGATCAATTTGGACGCACTGCAATGAGAGTGGCCGCCAAAGGTGGACACactgcaataatcaaactcttggagAAATATGGGGCCACGAGTCTCAATGGCTGCAACCCTTCTCCTGTGCACACTATGGAGCAGCAAACACCAGTGTCAGTTGCAGGGAAAGTACAGTCACTCACTATAAAGTCCAGCAGCTCTGGAAGCACTGGAGCTGGAGATGTGCATTCTGCAGGTCGAGGACAATCCAATGGACCTGTTCATGCTTTCAGCTCACCATCAGAGTCTCCAGACTCAACAGTGGACCGGCAGAAGTCCTCCCTATCTAATAACTCACTCAAAAGTTCAAAGAACTCTTCCCTGAGAACCACTTCATCCACTGCAACAGCACAAACTGTGCCCATCGATAGTGTTCATGCCCTTTCTTTCATTGAGCAGATCCAGCAGCATTCATTGCCTCGCAGTCGCAGTCGGCAATCCATCGTTTCTCCCTCCTCCACCACCAGGTCCATTGGTACACAACCTGGCTCTCCAACCAGTGAGTTTGACTGGAGCCAGGTGAAGCCGGGCCTAAAGTCCACCAAAGCCACCAAGAATGGCCAAAACTGCTCGAACAAGGGAACATCTGGcgagaagaagaagaacaagaatGGTTCTTATTCCCAAGGCCAAGTTCTGGAGTACGAGCTGACTCAGTTTGATAAAAGATTCAATAAACCAGTGTCCAACATTGCCGTGAAAGATCCCCAGTGCAAGATTGTGGTGGGCAGATCCAACGCTCTAGATTCAGTCCAATCGCAGGAGCAGTTTTACATTCAGTCCCAAAGCTGTGCAGAAAAGAAGAGAAACGGCATTATGACCAACCCTAACTACTTCCTACAGGGAAACCAGGTGTTTCTTGGGAGAGTTTCTGTTCCCAGGACTGTTGCCAGCAGTGGACATGACCTACTGGACAGTTACCCAATAGGGGCCACCGAATTAAGCCTGAAACAAGCCTTACAGCTCCAGATTGAAGGATCGGACTCTGGGTTGAATTGCAAAAAAGAGACGCCATTATAA